Sequence from the Actinomyces slackii genome:
GATCTCCTCGATGTGCCGCTGGTCGAGGGTCTCCCGATCGGGTTACTACTTCTGGCGGGACCGGCCGCAATCGGCGACCTCGATGAGAAGGGAAGAGCTGACATCGATGATCAAGGCCGAGTTCGAGGCCTCGGATGGCACTTACGGCTACCGGCGTATTACTGCCCGTCTGGGGCGTCGGGGCGTGGTGACGCACCATGGCACCGTGCGCTGCCTCATGCGTCAGGCCGGTCTGGTGGCCGCGCAACCTCGCCGAAAGGTCCGCACCACCACCCCGGCGGCTGACCTGGAGGGGCGCCCGGATCTGGTGGAGCGGGACTTCACCGCCACAACGCCAGGAACCAAGTGGGTCGGGGACATCACCTATATTCGCACCTGGGTGGGATTCGTCTACCTGGCCACTGTTCTGGACTGCGCCACGAAGAAGGTTGTTGGCTATGCCATGGCTGATCACATGCGCACTGAGCTTGTCTGCCAGGCGATTGATATGGCGGTGCGCAACTGCCCGCCGACGAGAGGAACAACGATCTTCCACTCCGACCGCGGGTCGCAGTACACCTCCGAGAAATTCGCTGAGCACCTGGGCGCCTACGGTATTCGCCTGTCGGTGGGCAGGACCGGGGTGTGCTGGGACAATGCATGGGCGGAGTCCTTC
This genomic interval carries:
- a CDS encoding IS3 family transposase (programmed frameshift), which produces MGPCQGRGDCEGFKEQVVREVIDKERSIASVAASYGLVAQTVGNWVARHRMEHATDQEKEAAAEAAEITRLRREVRELRQENEFLGKSGSLLREERPVSQRYELGAARKATNPISSMCRWSRVSRSGYYFWRDRPQSATSMRREELTSMIKAEFEASDGTYGYRRITARLGRRGVVTHHGTVRCLMRQAGLVAAQPRRKVRTTTPAADLEGRPDLVERDFTATTPGTKWVGDITYIRTWVGFVYLATVLDCATKKVVGYAMADHMRTELVCQAIDMAVRNCPPTRGTTIFHSDRGSQYTSEKFAEHLGAYGIRLSVGRTGVCWDNAWAESFNATLKNERVHRMVYPTRSKAMNDIASWIELVYNHTRLHSSLGYRTPNEVERELLDHKKAA